AGAATGGTTacgttctcccacttggtccatacattTAACTTAATAACTTATTAATCTTatcaataaattttttaagaaacaaatacatgaatcatatcgataagtcctctaagagtgaGTATTATTATCAATATCAATGTATTACGATGTATTTAGTCTTTTAAGAATTAATcataatgtggtaatattacttaattaataaaccttatgtttattcttgttctagtataaatatatttttttaaattaatatgtacatgaatgagaaaatatcataatatataagagtttcaatataattacaaagtggaacaaagtcctattttctctacatgatccttgaatttcagatgtGATAtgtctttagtcaaaggatcaataATCATTAAtttagtgctaatatgctcaataaccattttattttcttttacacGTCCTTTATGACTAAATAAATacttaatgtcaatatgtttacttcgactttcATTTTTATTACTTTTAACTATAAAGATAGTAACTGAATTATCGTAAAAAATTATTAATGACCTAGAAATAGAATTCATGATTCTAAGCCTAGAAATGAAACTCTTTAAGCCatgcaccatgtgaagtagcctcaaaaccgAAAACAAACTTGGCTTCTATGGTAAAAGTAGTAGTCAAGGTTTGCTTGACACTTCTATAAGAAATAACTCCACTAGTCATCATAAAAATGTATCTGGATGTTGATTTACAAGAATCAGCATAGTCGACAAATTTTGAATCTAAGTAATCAATTACATCCAGATTGTctatatgtctatacataagcatgtaattttTGGTTTCTTGAAGATACTTCATCGCTTTCTTTGTAGCTCTCTAATGGTTGATATCTGAATTACTCTGATAtctttttacaaaagaaacattttgcttcttcttaaTATCAGCTTTGGGTGGTTTTCCCTACTGATTAGCTTTCTGATTGACTTgatttttatcaattttattcTTCCCGGTTACCACCAATGCACTTTTACTCAGTTTCATCACTAACCTCTCTTCTTCTTAAATACatagtcattaattcattgattgatcatTTGTCCCTATATGTGTTGTATGATATTTTAAAAGGTTTGTATTGATATGGAAGGTGGTTCAGAATATAGTGTAATAGGAAAGATTATACACTCTTTATATTGGTGAGTCTGAGGGATAAAAATTTCATTATTATGGTACTTGTTAATGCCTTTTCTGAAGTAACAATTTGctcaatagcttttagcaagtctcaaATATTTTCATGTTGACGGTCTCAAATATTTTCATGCTAGTCAACAGAACCATATATGCTGGCAATTATCTTAgtcttgataaacatcacgctgagccgattggattgcTCCCACCGCTTATATGGCACGATCTTAGCtagagtgctggtattagtgactacaGATGATTCATCTTTCCTAATagtataatcaatatccatctaccctaaatggaggagaatccTCTTATTTCATATCTTATGGTTATCACTCCTAAGTTTGAGAATGTCACATCATATGTCAAAGAAATTAACAGTTTAAGAAATTACATAAAATTCAAAATGcttatatcaaaatttgagatttaatagtCTAAATTGTATGTTTTAGCAATGTGAAACATGTAAAAAAAATGAATCTCATGGgttaaatttttaattcaaatatattcaaatgatctttatgataaaactatcaaattatatttcaattcaTAATCCGTGcgagtaaattatgaaaataatatgatattttatcctaattaattatataaatataataaaagatcatgtaagataataattattatattaaatataatcaatcataatATTATATCTAATTATTACATTaaagatccttattttaactttatatataattttaattaattaaggatgctacGGCTAATCctaaattaattaagattatatatacCACTCTAGCAATTTTGAATATATAAAATTTGGCTCATAAGCATGaattaatataaccaaatattCATATAGAATATGAGTATTCTATTGATAATGAATGTTTCATTTcactaaaaatattgaaaatcttATATCCTCATGAATTTCAATACCAATGTATCAAAAAGTTTGGAAAGAAAAATCGAAATTAAGCCATATTTATGGTATACAAATGAAAACTTATGTATCAAGACAACAGAGGTTAATCACAGCTCTAATGAACTATTAGAAAATTTAAGAtcaaaatgtgtttctaaatcatcatTATAAAAACACAAGGAAATTAATacgaaaataaaaattatgtacCTCTAGCTATTATTGTAGAGAATTTCAGTAATGATTTCTCTTGGTATTTTGACATTTCTCTCGCTTTAAATCGTGTAAGAAATCCTTAAGATTTGATAAAGATAGAGCGTAGAGATCAAAAACCTCATTTATATAGACGTTCTCCCATTTATTACCATtaactttgtaatgttcaagaattaattaaGTTTATAATGTTTGAAAATTTTTAatgataatgaataaaaaaattaataataactgTTATATTCATAatgaatgaaaaatcaaaatatttagatcataataaataaaaaaattaatgataatagaTGAGaaacttaatgagaacggttaatGTTACGTATTAATGATTAATACTGTGATGTTTAGAAAACAACTTGTGATTAATACTGTAGCTTGGAATTTGGGCCTGAGTTATAATGTTGGGATAAGATTATTAGGGACActcgaggagatcacatcaacgaGGAAACGAAAAGAAAAATGATCAGATTGATCTGCTTCATGTGAAATGTAGAAGATTATATTGGAATTCATTTATGATTTATCTGTGGATGAGACTACGCCTATATAAATCATTATCCAGGAAAGATATCGATTGCAAGACTGATAATGACTCACAAGCCTGCAGCTTTCGAGCCATTTGCAGAAACTGCCCATGTTTGAATCCCATAAAACCACAAGCTCTACAAAGGATGTGCTACTGTCATTATGTGAAACTTCACTTTGAATTCTCCTTCGTGTGTGCGTGAGTAGATATCTTGCATGTCCTTTATACGTGTGGAGACGCACGCACAAAGTGCGAGATCAATTCGTACCGCTCGTGCACGCGGCTGTGGAAAGTGGCACGCCAGATTCTCATACATTTCCAACTTGATTGGCGTCTCTCTTTGCGACTGTTGATAGATTCTGATAGGTACATTGCTGTACATATGTGGAAACGATTATATCTCATCCTATTTGTCCATACGATTTCCTATCACAGACCGGTGGTGAAGGGAAAGGCAGCAAGTTAAAGCACCCAATCCATTTTGCTTTGCCTACAACTGCAGCCTATCTTTGTTGGTGGGTCTCTCCTGTGGTGATGAGCAAGCAGAGGTGGACTGTGGAAGTCGAAATCCTCTTTGGAGGCTCCAAAACCAGCACGGAAAGGTGGACGTCGCTCATGGTTTCTGCAACTTGGCCAAAACCAGATTCAGCTTTCGAGCTGGACAAACAAATCCAAAGCACAAGTTGGTACCCTCCCCGTAATATTTCGTTCGGCAAAGCTTACCAAGTTGAGCTCGCCAAGGAGCATGGAAGATCCACAGTGAGCAAATTGATTCCCCCAAACCGCAGCACACCAATCACATCCCCTCTTCGTGGCCTTTCAAGACCCCCGTCGGTTAATGGCGTTTGCTGGCCGACGTACGTCACGCCTTGGCTTGCCATATGGGAGTGGAAGCTGCTTAAATATATAGCTGAACGAGGTGTGATGGATACATCAACGTGTCTTGTTGACGCCCACGAGAACGAAGGCTTTCTTTTTGAGTCTGTTGATGCTCAACTCGGCACGGGTCGTTGCTTCTCATATCCCATGTATCATACACATCCGACGTATCTGCAGCGAAAGGTCGACATGTGATCCCATGGGTTGCTGGCGAATAAGGTGGCCCAAAGCGTGAGCTTCGAGATTTGACCACTTTCCAAGAGGCCACAAAGGTTGTCTAATCTTGCAAAGCGACGCCTCAACTTGCATAGTTTAATATGGTGTTTCTGCAGCTTGGGATGTGTAATGAATGACATGGTCATTCGTTGCGTGCTAAACTGTAGTTCACATTGTGAGCAGCCACTTTGGAGGGACCTTCAATGGAAGGACCCACAAGGCAGAATTGAAACACGGGGCAAATTGTTAGAGGAACACATAAAATAACGGGGGCTTTGACTTGACATCTACCCGATCGATCGGCAGATTCATGTTGCGATGGACGCTACCCTCGCTTGGGTCTCCGTTTCCTGACCTAATCCACATTCTGTACATGAATAATGTACGTATTTTGTGACGCAAAGGAAGGAAAGAAGACAGCTTCAGAAGCTTCAGTTGCTGAGGAATGAAAGATAAATTGAAGGTTTTGCAATGATAGGGAAAGATTCAGAATTATGTGGTATCTAAAGCTTCTCCTATCTTTGATAATTATCCTTCCAGCAGGATTATTCTTGAACAAAGTTTGCCTCGGTACATGCTAAGAAGCATTTCATTGCAAGTGCAGTGAGGGGGGATGAGGAAGATACTCTTTCCATGGATTCCTTCAAGAGAAAAGGTGAGCTCCCTGTATTTCTATAACACGAGCATAGATGTTTTAGGCTAAAATGATCGAGAACGAGAGAAATTATGTTCGATTCGATTGAACACCGTTTAAATCATTGCTTTCGTCGATCGACGCGACGTTTCTTCAGCTCAGACTTGAAAGTTATTACTCATCAAAGAAGTCAAAATGAAGCCCCCATtttgattcgaaagttatgaactccATCAAAACGAAGCCCCCATTTCGATTTGAAAGTTATCACTCATCAAGGAAGTAGCAAACAAAGCAGGAGAGATGAGTAAAGACAACTTCATTCAAGAATGTATAGCTCCTCATTTATGGAACGTGTACAATTTCCTGTACTACGtgggaggaaggaaggaaggagagaTTACAAGAGACAGGAAAAAGGAGTATGTAGGAGCTAATTAAGGACTACAAATCGCTAATACGTTGTTACTTGAAGAAGAATGACTGTGGAAATTATTCCATCTCTGCTGCCGTCTTCCCAATGCCACCACTCGCCGGCAACTCTGATATGGTGACACCAAACAGCCTGAAAGCATGAGCAGGCCTCACTGGCTTTGTAGTGCAACTGGTGTTCTCAGGCCTCGGCTTCCTGTCGATGAACAAATGTTTCTCTGGCCCCATCGATCGCCAGAAGCTAACGGCATCGCCGGCCTTGAGGCTCTTCTCCTTCACGAACCGGATCCACCCTTTGGTTATCACGTAGCTCTGGCTGCTGTTCCAATATGAGTACCGAAACCTCCACATCTTCCCGGTGGCGTCCTCAAAGTTCAGCAGCACGCCCTCGCATGCCGCGGCCGTGCCGGCCTTCAACGGGAAGTGTTTCTCGGCGTGCTGCTTCGGGATCACCAGCCGATTAAGCTTCCCGACGTCGCTCGGCGTGACCACCTTGTCGAAGAGCAGCTCGCGAACGGATCCGTAATAGCTCGGCATCCTCCTCCTGCCGAAGCCCATGCCGTGGCCTGCGGCGTGGAAGCGCTTGCTCTGCTGGAGCTCGTCGTGGTATGTGTGCTTACGCAGCATGTCGACGATCTCGGCTTTGGAGTGCGCTGCGAGGAAGAATAGCACCATGGAGTCTTCGTCGTCGGCTTCGGACAGGGGCTTGAAGTTGGTGACGGCGTCGCGGCCACGGAATCGCTGTGCGGCGACGTCGTAGACGCGCGCGGCCTCGGCTTCATCCCCGAACGTCCCGAGCCACACGCGCTGGTGCCTCTCGTAGATCTGGGCGCCCCATCGGCCGTTGGGCTGGGGGACGACGC
The window above is part of the Musa acuminata AAA Group cultivar baxijiao chromosome BXJ1-1, Cavendish_Baxijiao_AAA, whole genome shotgun sequence genome. Proteins encoded here:
- the LOC135680604 gene encoding AP2/ERF and B3 domain-containing protein Os05g0549800-like; the protein is MEWSCIEDAMSDGEKRPEVPTPVADPIRRMGSGVSVVLDPTPEVGIEAESGRRLPSSRYKGVVPQPNGRWGAQIYERHQRVWLGTFGDEAEAARVYDVAAQRFRGRDAVTNFKPLSEADDEDSMVLFFLAAHSKAEIVDMLRKHTYHDELQQSKRFHAAGHGMGFGRRRMPSYYGSVRELLFDKVVTPSDVGKLNRLVIPKQHAEKHFPLKAGTAAACEGVLLNFEDATGKMWRFRYSYWNSSQSYVITKGWIRFVKEKSLKAGDAVSFWRSMGPEKHLFIDRKPRPENTSCTTKPVRPAHAFRLFGVTISELPASGGIGKTAAEME